The genomic stretch AGCTCGGTGGGGCTAGCAGCACCAAATTTAGAGAACTCCTGAAGCACCTGACTCATGTACAACTCTACATGCCCGTCGATATCTCGAAAGAGCTACTAAACGCTGAGGCCGAGCAGCTGGCAGCTGATATCCCAGACCTGCAGGTGAAGGCCATTTGTGCTGACTATCAGCAGCTTGCTGACTTTCCCTGGCGAGAGCACCTGGAAGGCATGACTCCGCTCCTATTCTTTCCTGGGTCCACTGTTGGTAACCTCAGCATGAAAGATACTCACGCGCTGATGGATATTTGTCGGACCATCGTTGGCGACGAGGGCTACATGCTCATGGGTGCCGACTTAGTCAAAGACGAGCAAGTACTCATCCGTGCGTATTCCGATTCCGAGAAAGTTACTGAGCGGTTTAATCTTAACATTCTCCATCGGATGAATCGTGACCTCGGTGGCGACATCCATGTGGGCCAGTTTCGTCACGAAGTCCGCTACAATCAGGCCAAGAAAAAAATCGACATCTACCTGGTAAGCAACATCGACCAGACGGTACACATCGCCGGTAAAGCTTATAACTTTAAAAAAGACGAGCCCATCTACACCGAGAGCTCGCGCAAGTTTGAGCGTAGCGATATCGAGGCTCTGGCTGGAGCCCATGGACTCAAACTTACCGAGTGGTGGACGGACGCCCGTGATTATTTCTCAGTGTCCTTACTCAAGTCTGTACCATTGAGTTAAAGCCCGCCGACTGCCGCCTGCATCGACTGGCCAGTATGTGGTATCCTGAAGCATCATCTCCGTTACCACAGATGCCCTAACAGATGCTCTAAAGGAGACAGTCGATGCGCGTTCCCAAGCTGGTCTTGGTCGGAGCCGCTGCGGTTGCAGTATCGTTTGCTTTGCAATGTCGCCATGCCAATCCCGCATCGACCGCACAAGGGATTGGCATGCCTACATCCGAGGGACTACCCATCACCTTTAGCTCTACGCTTCCGGCACAGATGGCGGCCGAGGCATACCGCAATTTCCCGTACTTGGTTGCAGCCTCGGAACCAAGCGGGGGACCGCAGCGGACACTCCCCGTATCGATTAAATGTGAGAACTACAGCCCAGGGGAACAGCACTGCCACCTAAGTTACGAGGGGCCTGAGATGAAGATGGCCCTCGGTTCCTTTCTCTTTGGCACCATGGCCGGACACGTCGTGCTGTCAAAGGACTGCAACGATGGGAGCTGCGGCGACAACAAGTTTCAGATGTGGTGGCGTACAGTCGCGCGGCGCGGTGCTGAGGGACAGCCGGTCTATGACTTTGAAGTCTGCGACATCCGCGGGCTTGAGGCAAAGATTGGGACCAAATCAGCAGGAGAGTGGAAAGCGCCG from Deltaproteobacteria bacterium encodes the following:
- the egtD gene encoding L-histidine N(alpha)-methyltransferase; this encodes MSPSNLHLIDLQPKADDFLGDVERGFNAPSKYLLPKYIYDAAGSQCFDEICQTNDYYLTRVERSIMKQLGVINLDTSKPVAVVELGGASSTKFRELLKHLTHVQLYMPVDISKELLNAEAEQLAADIPDLQVKAICADYQQLADFPWREHLEGMTPLLFFPGSTVGNLSMKDTHALMDICRTIVGDEGYMLMGADLVKDEQVLIRAYSDSEKVTERFNLNILHRMNRDLGGDIHVGQFRHEVRYNQAKKKIDIYLVSNIDQTVHIAGKAYNFKKDEPIYTESSRKFERSDIEALAGAHGLKLTEWWTDARDYFSVSLLKSVPLS